The following are from one region of the Candidatus Goldiibacteriota bacterium genome:
- the rpmH gene encoding 50S ribosomal protein L34 — MSKRTYQPHKKKAKRKHGFLKRMSTPTGRKAVNRRRAKGRTKMTSCTK; from the coding sequence ATGTCAAAACGCACTTATCAGCCCCACAAGAAGAAAGCAAAAAGAAAACACGGATTTTTAAAGAGGATGTCAACGCCTACAGGCCGCAAAGCGGTTAACAGAAGAAGGGCCAAAGGCAGAACCAAAATGACTTCCTGCACCAAATAA